Proteins encoded within one genomic window of Aquarana catesbeiana isolate 2022-GZ linkage group LG03, ASM4218655v1, whole genome shotgun sequence:
- the LOC141134801 gene encoding olfactory receptor 1468-like, giving the protein MDEKNVTVITVIHLLGFHIPSSITLLVFFLFLVFYSVTICGNLMIIILVPYSKSLHSPMYFFLSQLSASDILLATDVVPTMLSAVLENATTVSVSHCITQFYFFAATGILECLLLTVMSYDRYVAICKPLHYTLLMSHQFCWITVITSWSLSFLAVLVTTLTISTLQFCGPNIINHFFCDLDPILQLSCSDTTIIQLESTSMSLLFAVIPFFIIIVSYVYIIISILKIPSITGRQKVFSTCSSHLTVVSIFYGTIVCVYLIPSRGQSWDITKFLSLVYTVVTPILNPIIYSLRNRELKQAVRKIINHHLTSWEHWACYKHQKKSVQGACIMSSS; this is encoded by the coding sequence ATGGATGAAAAAAATGTAACTGTGATTACTGTGATCCACCTCTTGGGGTTTCATATTCCTTCAAGCATAACATTGTtggtcttctttctctttcttgttttttattctgtgacaatatgtggaaacctGATGATCATCATACTGGTACCCTACAGCAAATCCCTTCATTCCCCTAtgtacttcttcctctcccagtTGTCTGCATCTGATATATTATTAGCAACTGATGTTGTTCCCACCATGCTCAGTGCTGTATTAGAAAATGCCACTACTGTATCAGTTTCTCATTGTATCAcccagttttatttttttgcggcCACAGGAATACTAGAGTGTCTTCTTCTGACAGTGATGTCTTATGACAGATATGTGGCCATCTGTAAACCATTACATTATACTTTGTTAATGAGTCACCAATTTTGTTGGATAACAGTTATCACAAGTTGGAGTTTAAGTTTCTTAGCGGTATTGGTTACTACTTTGACCATATCTACATTACAGTTTTGTGGTCCCAATATCATCAATCACTTTTTCTGTGATCTTGACCCCATCCTACAACTCTCCTGCTCTGACACCACCATCATACAACTGGAATCAACATCAATGAGTTTATTGTTTGCTGTAATCCCATTTTTTATCATCATTGTATCGTATGTTTATATTATAATCAGTATTTTGAAAATCCCATCTATCACTGGGAGGCAGAAAGTTTTCTCAACATGCAGCTCCCACCTGACTGTTGTCTCTATTTTTTATGGTACCATTGTTTGTGTGTATTTGATACCCAGTAGAGGACAGTCATGGGACATTACTAAATTCTTGTCATTAGTGTACACTGTGGTCACCCCAATTCTGAATCCAATTATATACAGTCTGAGGAATAGAGAACTGAAACAAGCTGTAAGAAAAATTATTAACCATCATTTAACCAGTTGGGAACATTGGGCATgctacaaacaccaaaaaaaaagtgtacaggGTGCATGTATCATGTCCAGTTCTTAA